In Thermococcus stetteri, the following proteins share a genomic window:
- a CDS encoding DUF460 domain-containing protein translates to MVSWFNGKLEKKGEFTLYRLVRFIRAKRPDIVAIDSVTELGDDLRKFLRALPPGTKLVQVTGKPGEQRTLQSLAREHGIRTGDRFDPYEEAKLAALLASRGVGYEVLAFEDEVIVKVTRGRSHGKGGWSQDRYRKRVHNLVRDKVREIEDRLRRADIPFDLETEEKDYGLARGEFRVYASREELAGLIRPMRGGDVEVRIQPVERAELGFAPLKKEEAIRQRKSLIVGIDPGITVGIAAIDLDGRIVALHSERNMPVGEVFRFISELGHPVIIATDVSPAPGFVEKIARSFKAQLFVPRESLRVEEKNELLRNLGITVDDDHQRDALAAAYKAYLRIKPKLEHIDSRLREAGLSKKSDEVKALVIAGYNLGEAMQRVTLRERKREEEEEPEVEKSFDAEPYLKRIRELERRVEFLERENEELREIIREQRKTIGKLERKIADYDEEVRRKVLREKELEAKVKRIELLEKQLREAKAVIERLSRDLVQVKRMNVVEVRGSAVPLKVLRVLSWRELERIEREVGLRRGDVLFVVNPAGAGKAIAEELVGREIRAIITEKPLPETVRKVFREAHVPFFTSEELDVKRVDEFAVVERETLERAIGELLERWRKEDEEREAERFLRLLEEYRIERAKELERKAREELEKKRRKDFKP, encoded by the coding sequence GTGGTGAGCTGGTTCAACGGAAAGCTCGAGAAAAAGGGCGAGTTTACACTCTACAGGTTAGTCCGCTTCATCCGGGCAAAAAGGCCGGATATAGTGGCCATCGACAGCGTCACGGAGCTTGGAGACGACCTGAGAAAGTTCTTGCGCGCCCTCCCACCCGGGACTAAGCTCGTTCAGGTCACCGGGAAGCCAGGAGAGCAGAGAACCCTTCAGAGCCTTGCCAGGGAGCACGGAATAAGGACAGGAGACCGCTTCGATCCCTACGAGGAGGCCAAGCTGGCAGCCCTTCTGGCCAGCAGGGGGGTTGGTTACGAGGTTCTGGCCTTCGAGGACGAGGTTATTGTGAAGGTAACCAGGGGGAGAAGCCACGGGAAGGGTGGCTGGAGCCAGGACAGGTACAGAAAGCGCGTTCACAACCTCGTAAGGGACAAGGTGAGGGAGATAGAGGACAGGCTCAGGAGGGCTGACATACCATTCGACCTTGAAACCGAGGAGAAGGACTACGGACTTGCTAGGGGCGAGTTCAGGGTATACGCCAGCAGGGAGGAGCTCGCCGGTCTGATAAGGCCGATGAGAGGAGGAGACGTCGAGGTCAGGATTCAGCCGGTTGAGAGGGCTGAGCTGGGCTTCGCTCCTCTTAAGAAGGAGGAGGCGATAAGGCAGAGGAAGAGCCTCATAGTCGGCATAGACCCCGGGATAACCGTTGGAATAGCGGCGATAGACCTCGACGGCAGGATAGTTGCCCTCCACAGCGAGAGGAACATGCCCGTTGGCGAGGTGTTCCGGTTCATCAGCGAGCTCGGGCATCCGGTTATAATAGCGACGGACGTTTCTCCGGCTCCTGGCTTCGTTGAGAAGATAGCCCGCTCCTTCAAGGCCCAGCTCTTCGTCCCGAGGGAGAGCCTCCGTGTCGAGGAGAAGAACGAGCTCCTGAGGAACCTTGGGATAACCGTTGACGACGACCACCAGCGCGATGCCCTTGCTGCAGCCTACAAGGCATACCTCAGGATAAAGCCGAAGCTCGAGCACATAGACTCCCGCCTCAGGGAAGCTGGCCTGAGCAAGAAGTCCGACGAGGTCAAGGCTTTGGTGATAGCGGGCTACAACCTCGGAGAGGCGATGCAGAGGGTAACCCTCAGGGAGAGGAAGAGGGAAGAGGAGGAAGAGCCAGAGGTTGAGAAGAGCTTCGATGCAGAGCCCTACCTCAAAAGAATTCGGGAGCTTGAGAGAAGGGTTGAGTTCCTCGAGAGGGAGAACGAGGAGCTTAGGGAGATCATAAGAGAGCAGAGAAAGACGATAGGGAAGCTCGAGAGGAAGATAGCCGACTACGACGAGGAAGTGAGGAGGAAAGTCCTCCGCGAGAAGGAGCTCGAGGCGAAGGTCAAGAGGATAGAGCTCCTCGAGAAACAGCTGAGGGAAGCGAAGGCCGTCATAGAGAGGCTGAGCAGGGATCTGGTTCAGGTCAAGAGGATGAACGTGGTAGAGGTTAGAGGTTCGGCCGTTCCGCTCAAAGTACTCAGGGTCCTCAGCTGGCGCGAGCTTGAGAGGATAGAGAGGGAAGTCGGCTTGAGGAGGGGTGACGTCCTCTTCGTGGTAAACCCGGCCGGAGCGGGGAAGGCGATAGCGGAGGAGCTCGTTGGGAGGGAGATAAGGGCGATAATAACCGAAAAGCCCCTCCCCGAGACAGTGAGGAAGGTCTTCCGCGAGGCACACGTGCCCTTCTTCACGAGCGAAGAGCTCGACGTGAAGAGGGTCGACGAGTTCGCCGTCGTTGAGAGGGAAACCCTTGAGAGGGCCATCGGGGAACTTCTTGAGAGGTGGAGGAAGGAAGACGAGGAGAGGGAAGCGGAGAGGTTCCTCAGGCTCCTTGAGGAGTACAGAATCGAGAGGGCTAAGGAGCTGGAGAGGAAGGCGCGGGAAGAGCTTGAGAAAAAGCGAAGGAAAGATTTTAAGCCCTGA
- a CDS encoding ATP-binding protein produces MKKGLARVLTEWQETWTPELIERDFDFSLIPEKPRKVVTFAGCRRTGKTYLMFQLINELSKKIPRERIFYINFEDERLEKDISTLTELIPTIEELFGTSGELYLFLDEIQNVEGWDSWVRRVHDSGKAKLFLSGSSSKLSSREIPTSLRGRALTFEVFPLSFQEFLRFKGFEVPSRVEFSSKKPKLLNLLREYVTYGGFPEVVLADDPRVKRLIVTDYFNTIIALDVVERYSLRNPEELRAFLRLALNSEYLSLSKIERTLKSLGYRISRATLANYLRYLNESYFLFPVEVLSPKVRLRIGHPKKVYFVDNSFLTFLSVKFSENFGRLMENAVFLELRRTGKEVNYLLGENWEVDFALPDEETLIQVSYDLSDPETLGREVRAIKAARRETGWKKAYIINWDIEKEIDGIKIIPLWRFLLEEDH; encoded by the coding sequence ATGAAGAAAGGTCTTGCGAGAGTCCTAACAGAATGGCAGGAGACCTGGACGCCGGAGCTTATTGAGAGGGATTTTGATTTCTCATTAATCCCGGAAAAGCCAAGAAAAGTCGTCACCTTCGCCGGCTGTAGGAGGACTGGAAAGACCTACCTAATGTTCCAGCTGATCAACGAACTGTCCAAGAAAATTCCAAGGGAAAGGATCTTCTACATAAACTTTGAGGACGAGAGGCTTGAAAAGGACATCTCGACACTTACCGAGCTGATACCCACTATCGAAGAGCTTTTTGGAACATCCGGGGAGCTTTACCTATTCCTCGACGAGATACAGAACGTGGAAGGGTGGGATTCCTGGGTTAGAAGGGTTCATGATTCTGGAAAGGCGAAGCTGTTCCTAAGCGGTTCATCCTCAAAGCTCTCTAGCAGGGAGATTCCAACTTCCCTCAGAGGTAGGGCACTGACTTTCGAGGTGTTCCCATTGAGCTTCCAGGAGTTCTTGAGATTCAAGGGGTTTGAAGTTCCGTCGAGGGTGGAATTCAGCTCAAAGAAGCCCAAACTTCTGAACCTCCTTAGAGAGTATGTAACCTACGGTGGTTTCCCAGAGGTCGTGCTGGCAGACGATCCGAGGGTGAAGAGGCTCATAGTAACTGACTACTTCAACACCATAATAGCCCTCGACGTCGTTGAACGGTACTCATTGAGAAATCCGGAGGAGCTAAGAGCTTTTCTCAGGCTGGCCCTCAACTCGGAGTACCTGAGCCTGAGCAAAATAGAGAGAACCCTCAAAAGCCTCGGCTACAGGATAAGCAGGGCAACCCTCGCGAACTATCTGAGATACCTGAACGAGTCCTACTTTCTCTTCCCGGTCGAGGTACTCTCACCCAAAGTCCGCCTCAGGATCGGCCATCCCAAAAAGGTATACTTCGTCGACAACTCTTTCCTGACGTTCCTAAGCGTCAAGTTCAGCGAGAACTTCGGGAGGCTTATGGAGAACGCAGTTTTCTTGGAGCTCAGGAGAACTGGAAAAGAGGTCAACTACCTCCTCGGAGAGAACTGGGAAGTTGACTTCGCCCTGCCTGACGAAGAAACCCTCATTCAGGTGAGCTACGACTTAAGCGATCCAGAGACCCTCGGGAGAGAAGTAAGGGCAATAAAGGCCGCGAGAAGGGAGACGGGGTGGAAGAAGGCATACATTATAAACTGGGACATCGAAAAGGAGATAGACGGGATAAAGATAATCCCTCTATGGAGGTTTCTGCTTGAGGAGGATCATTGA
- the pcp gene encoding pyroglutamyl-peptidase I, with translation MKIVVTGFGPFGGEKINPSWEAVKALPNEIGGAEIIKHMLPVTFNGVRKMIPELIVKERPDAVILTGQAGGRSNITVERVAINVMDSAMPDNEGYTPEDEPVFEDAPVAYFATIPVKTIVKALREAKIPAVVSNTAGTYVCNAAMFTALHTIEVSGMTTKAGFIHVPFSHEQALDKPRPSMALETIREGLEIAIRTVIGDLTKND, from the coding sequence ATGAAGATCGTCGTTACAGGCTTTGGGCCCTTTGGAGGCGAAAAGATTAACCCCTCTTGGGAAGCTGTAAAGGCGCTCCCCAACGAGATTGGTGGAGCAGAAATCATCAAGCACATGCTCCCTGTGACGTTTAACGGTGTTAGGAAGATGATCCCGGAGCTTATAGTCAAAGAACGTCCCGACGCTGTCATTCTGACTGGACAGGCGGGCGGGAGATCGAACATAACCGTTGAGAGGGTAGCAATAAACGTCATGGATTCTGCAATGCCAGACAACGAGGGATACACGCCGGAAGACGAACCCGTCTTTGAGGATGCCCCAGTCGCGTACTTCGCCACGATTCCCGTAAAAACGATCGTTAAGGCCCTTAGAGAAGCTAAAATCCCTGCGGTGGTCTCAAACACGGCGGGAACATACGTCTGCAACGCTGCCATGTTCACTGCACTCCACACTATAGAGGTCTCCGGGATGACGACGAAAGCCGGCTTCATCCACGTTCCATTCAGCCACGAACAGGCCCTCGACAAGCCTAGGCCATCAATGGCGCTCGAAACCATCAGGGAAGGCTTAGAAATCGCGATTAGAACGGTTATTGGAGATTTAACCAAGAACGATTAA
- a CDS encoding MFS transporter — translation MRDLRRKISIALLVLMAVFLMADQNLLPPNYQQIMEEFGISEAKMGLVSSIFVATSALITIIWGFLSDIKQRKKLLVVGVFLGEIPCFLTAYVTNYWQLLVMRFLTGIGIGSIIPIGYSLIADMFEESKRGRGYAYMETAFGFGTLFGMIMAGMIAGWRLPFMLAAFPNFILAPVFYFIAEEPKRGEGEKELREVLEQGYEYHYRLNMETIKKSFKTKTNQLIFLQGIIGTVPWGIIMYWLISFLQVTRGMNKTTSTFVLLIIGLSSVIGSLLGGFLGDYFEAKRRGGRAILTGAAIFIGMLAAIGIILYPLPSTLSGVQWLFVVVYSLLFIQFVSYAGPNVRAIVSQVNLPEDRGTIFGLFNILDNVGKATGPLLGGLMIEWLMGMGYSKPLAYQYTLLIGALFWIPCALVWLWIRKTYPEDRDAVKAILKKRAEELLSKAPAD, via the coding sequence ATGAGGGATTTAAGGAGAAAGATCTCAATAGCCCTGCTTGTATTGATGGCCGTCTTTTTGATGGCCGACCAGAACCTTTTGCCCCCGAACTACCAGCAGATAATGGAGGAGTTCGGAATTAGCGAAGCTAAGATGGGACTTGTCTCATCGATATTCGTGGCGACGAGCGCTTTGATAACAATAATCTGGGGCTTCCTGTCGGACATAAAGCAGAGGAAGAAGCTCCTTGTTGTGGGGGTTTTCCTCGGTGAAATTCCGTGCTTCCTGACCGCTTACGTCACGAACTACTGGCAGCTCCTGGTCATGCGCTTCCTCACGGGAATAGGCATAGGCTCCATAATCCCCATAGGCTATTCACTGATAGCGGATATGTTTGAGGAGTCCAAGAGGGGAAGAGGATACGCCTACATGGAGACGGCCTTCGGCTTTGGGACGCTCTTTGGAATGATAATGGCCGGAATGATAGCTGGCTGGAGACTGCCTTTCATGCTCGCGGCCTTCCCGAACTTCATTCTGGCCCCCGTATTCTACTTCATAGCGGAGGAGCCGAAGAGGGGAGAGGGCGAGAAGGAGCTTCGAGAAGTCCTTGAGCAGGGCTACGAGTACCACTACCGGCTGAACATGGAGACCATAAAGAAGTCCTTTAAAACAAAAACAAACCAGCTCATCTTCCTCCAGGGAATAATCGGAACCGTTCCGTGGGGTATCATAATGTACTGGCTCATCTCCTTCCTCCAGGTTACGAGGGGGATGAACAAGACCACCTCAACCTTCGTGCTCCTCATAATCGGCCTCTCAAGCGTCATTGGAAGCCTCCTGGGCGGGTTCCTCGGTGACTACTTTGAGGCAAAGCGGAGGGGCGGAAGGGCCATCCTCACCGGGGCGGCGATCTTCATTGGAATGCTGGCCGCGATAGGCATAATCCTCTACCCGCTTCCCTCGACCCTATCCGGAGTCCAATGGCTGTTTGTGGTTGTCTACTCGCTTCTCTTCATCCAGTTCGTCTCCTACGCAGGGCCCAACGTTAGGGCTATAGTCTCCCAGGTAAACCTACCCGAGGACAGGGGAACCATATTCGGCCTCTTCAACATCCTCGACAACGTTGGAAAAGCAACCGGCCCGCTCCTCGGAGGCCTGATGATAGAGTGGCTCATGGGCATGGGTTACTCAAAGCCCCTCGCCTACCAGTACACCCTCCTCATCGGGGCACTCTTCTGGATACCCTGCGCCCTCGTGTGGCTCTGGATAAGGAAGACCTACCCGGAGGACAGGGACGCGGTGAAGGCAATATTGAAGAAGAGGGCGGAGGAGCTACTTTCAAAGGCACCTGCCGATTAG
- a CDS encoding TIGR04140 family protein: MRRIIETPIPLEELEEIRQRSEAEVNLVLLGVVMENRIPLNRVAIEGRDEEIKKFMESLMRARAGG, translated from the coding sequence TTGAGGAGGATCATTGAGACTCCAATTCCACTCGAAGAGCTTGAAGAAATCCGCCAGCGGAGCGAGGCAGAGGTAAACCTAGTGCTCCTTGGAGTGGTTATGGAAAACAGGATCCCCCTCAACAGGGTGGCAATCGAGGGTAGAGACGAGGAAATAAAGAAGTTCATGGAGTCCCTAATGAGGGCCAGGGCCGGCGGATAG
- the galT gene encoding galactose-1-phosphate uridylyltransferase translates to MRELRFNPLTGQWIMVSAERKKRPWRPKNFCPFCPGAEETGYGWEVLLLPNRFPMLSFEAPKPEKVEFYKKARGIGQCSVIVETPEHGLNDLDELSMEGMINVVELWKEATRTLRENRHIAYVAIFRNKGEEIGVSLHHPHGQLYALPFIPLKARLKIENSRQYFKKHGECLFCRILEEERKGGRVVYENESFAVFLPFFASWPFELHVYPKRHVQYLTQLDGKESEDLADAIRATTATLNALFDRPMPYTMMIFQAPFKGSYPYYHLHIEFYPILRDANKVKFAAGIEMGTWEFTYDSVPEENAEKLKEACRRIKEKKGLIGRCL, encoded by the coding sequence ATGAGGGAACTGAGGTTCAATCCTCTCACAGGACAGTGGATAATGGTCTCAGCCGAGAGAAAAAAGCGCCCCTGGAGGCCCAAAAACTTTTGTCCCTTCTGCCCCGGGGCGGAAGAGACCGGCTACGGCTGGGAGGTACTTCTTCTCCCGAACCGCTTCCCGATGCTCTCCTTCGAGGCCCCCAAGCCCGAAAAAGTCGAGTTCTACAAAAAAGCAAGGGGAATAGGCCAGTGCAGCGTAATAGTCGAGACGCCGGAGCACGGGCTGAACGACCTTGACGAGCTTTCTATGGAGGGGATGATAAATGTCGTGGAGCTGTGGAAGGAAGCTACTAGAACCCTCAGGGAGAACAGGCACATAGCCTACGTGGCCATATTCAGAAACAAGGGCGAGGAAATTGGGGTGAGCCTCCACCACCCCCACGGCCAGCTGTACGCCCTCCCCTTCATCCCGCTCAAGGCGAGGCTTAAGATTGAGAACTCCCGGCAGTACTTTAAGAAACACGGCGAGTGCCTCTTCTGCAGGATCCTTGAGGAGGAACGGAAGGGTGGAAGGGTAGTCTATGAGAACGAGAGCTTCGCGGTCTTCCTGCCCTTCTTCGCGAGCTGGCCGTTCGAGCTCCACGTCTATCCAAAGAGGCACGTCCAGTACCTGACCCAGCTCGACGGAAAGGAGAGCGAGGACCTTGCGGACGCAATAAGGGCCACAACGGCGACGCTCAATGCCCTCTTCGACAGGCCGATGCCCTACACGATGATGATATTCCAGGCGCCGTTCAAGGGAAGCTATCCCTACTACCACCTTCACATCGAGTTCTATCCCATCCTAAGGGACGCGAACAAGGTGAAGTTCGCGGCAGGAATAGAGATGGGCACCTGGGAGTTCACGTACGATTCAGTTCCGGAGGAGAACGCGGAGAAGCTGAAGGAAGCCTGCAGAAGGATAAAAGAGAAAAAGGGACTAATCGGCAGGTGCCTTTGA
- a CDS encoding RAD55 family ATPase, with protein MELLSTGIPILDDALGGGLLEDSNLLIIYDTYSNGWTLAFEILRNRIKEGDFGVIIDSVLPFTPFKMELGLINFDIEEAGRKGDLAIVDIFSSLYGVEYPLDFVYTDRSMDTSTFIPKYNSLYRVIFRDKIKDRRPVGVDFTVDGLAFLFGEDNFIRMFQNLIALKEKARITEKRKRPVNIFLLNKGRASERLISWISVYSQYVIEFCSSSKTFREKMVIRKSPLPDFKPKEGGYTFWIKEGEIHIE; from the coding sequence ATGGAGCTCCTGAGTACAGGCATCCCCATACTCGATGATGCTTTGGGTGGAGGTCTACTGGAGGACAGCAACCTTCTCATAATCTACGACACCTACTCAAACGGCTGGACTTTGGCCTTTGAGATACTCAGGAACCGCATAAAAGAGGGCGATTTCGGCGTTATCATTGATTCTGTACTGCCCTTCACGCCCTTTAAGATGGAGCTTGGTCTAATAAATTTTGATATCGAAGAGGCCGGTAGAAAGGGCGATCTAGCCATAGTTGATATATTCTCGTCCCTTTATGGTGTGGAATACCCCCTGGACTTCGTTTACACAGATAGGAGCATGGACACCTCAACCTTTATCCCCAAGTATAATTCCCTCTATCGAGTTATCTTTAGGGATAAAATTAAAGACCGGCGCCCCGTTGGGGTAGACTTTACAGTGGACGGCCTGGCTTTCCTGTTTGGTGAGGATAACTTTATCAGGATGTTCCAGAATCTTATTGCCTTGAAGGAGAAAGCCAGGATAACTGAAAAGAGAAAGAGGCCTGTAAACATATTTCTCCTGAACAAGGGAAGAGCCTCGGAGAGACTGATCTCGTGGATTTCAGTTTACAGCCAGTACGTCATTGAATTCTGCTCTTCCTCGAAGACATTCAGGGAAAAAATGGTAATAAGAAAATCGCCTTTGCCGGACTTTAAGCCCAAGGAAGGCGGCTACACCTTCTGGATAAAAGAAGGGGAGATCCACATCGAGTAG
- a CDS encoding glycoside hydrolase family 1 protein, with protein MRLTVWCCPMFPEGFLFGTSTAAHQVEGDNKWNDWWYYEQIGKLPYKSGKACNHWELYREDVELMAQLGYNAYRFSIEWSRLFPEEGKFNDDAFNRYREIIELLLEKGITPNATLHHFTSPLWFMLKGGFLKEENLKYWEEYVDKAAELLKGVKLVATFNEPLVYVTMGYLTAYWPPFIKSPFKSFKVASNLLKAHAIAYELLHGKFKVGIVKHIRVMLPERRGDEKAARKADNLFNWYFLDAIWSGKYRGAFKAYSVPESDADFVGVNYYTANTVKRSWNPLKLFFEAKDAEIGEKRTQMGWSVYPEGIYLALKRASEYGRPLYVTENGIATLDDEWRKEFIVQHLRQVLRAIKDGIDVRGYFYWSLMDNYEWREGFKPRFGLIEVDFETFERRPRGSAYLYGEIARTRKLPEEP; from the coding sequence ATGCGTTTAACCGTATGGTGCTGTCCAATGTTCCCGGAGGGGTTTTTGTTTGGGACTTCAACGGCCGCGCATCAGGTTGAGGGTGATAATAAGTGGAACGACTGGTGGTACTACGAGCAGATCGGTAAACTCCCCTACAAATCAGGTAAAGCCTGCAATCACTGGGAGCTTTACAGGGAGGACGTTGAGCTGATGGCCCAGCTCGGGTACAATGCTTACCGCTTTTCGATAGAGTGGAGCAGGCTCTTTCCTGAAGAGGGGAAGTTCAACGATGATGCCTTCAACCGCTACCGTGAGATCATTGAACTCCTGCTTGAGAAGGGAATAACTCCAAACGCTACCCTGCACCACTTCACGTCACCCCTGTGGTTTATGCTGAAGGGAGGCTTCCTGAAGGAGGAGAACCTCAAGTACTGGGAGGAGTACGTGGATAAAGCCGCGGAACTTCTCAAGGGCGTGAAACTCGTGGCAACATTCAACGAGCCGCTAGTTTACGTTACCATGGGCTACCTTACTGCCTACTGGCCGCCCTTCATCAAGAGCCCATTCAAGTCCTTTAAGGTGGCTTCGAACCTGCTCAAGGCCCACGCAATAGCCTACGAACTCCTTCACGGAAAGTTCAAAGTCGGGATAGTCAAGCACATCCGCGTGATGCTCCCCGAGAGGAGAGGAGATGAGAAAGCGGCTCGGAAGGCCGACAACCTCTTCAACTGGTACTTCCTTGATGCGATCTGGAGCGGAAAGTACAGGGGAGCCTTCAAGGCATACTCCGTCCCGGAGAGCGACGCCGACTTTGTTGGTGTCAACTACTATACCGCGAACACCGTGAAGAGGAGCTGGAACCCGCTCAAGCTGTTCTTCGAGGCCAAAGATGCAGAGATTGGCGAGAAGAGGACGCAGATGGGCTGGAGCGTTTATCCTGAGGGAATTTATCTTGCCCTCAAGAGGGCCTCCGAATACGGAAGGCCGCTCTACGTTACGGAGAACGGAATAGCGACGCTGGATGATGAGTGGAGGAAGGAGTTCATAGTCCAGCACCTCCGCCAGGTTCTCAGAGCAATAAAAGATGGAATCGACGTCAGGGGCTACTTCTACTGGTCTCTCATGGACAACTACGAGTGGAGGGAAGGTTTCAAGCCCAGGTTCGGGCTGATAGAGGTGGACTTCGAGACCTTCGAGAGGAGGCCAAGGGGAAGCGCTTACCTCTACGGAGAGATAGCCAGGACGAGGAAGCTTCCGGAGGAGCCTTAG
- a CDS encoding galactokinase, translating into MDQMRVYSSGRVNLIGEHTDYSYGYVLPMAIDRYTVVGGEPHERVELYSEHFRERVSFGLDDLEKKNSWADYVKGVYWVLRREGYVAGGMKGRVGGNLPLGSGLSSSASFELAVLAFLNEAYSLKLSRLEMALLAKKAENEFVGVPCGILDQFAIAFGREGKAIFLDTETLDYEYLPFPEDLEVLVFYTGIRRELASSAYAERKGTIEAALRTLGKSSSKYVMEEELAKLPEKERRYLGYVVRENSRVLAFRDALKEGDVEAMGRLMVESHRDIAENYRVSCAELDFFVEKALELGALGARLTGAGFGGSAIALVERGKGESLGREVAKLYTKSFPWRPEVFVVRPSEGVRVL; encoded by the coding sequence GTGGATCAAATGCGGGTGTACTCCTCCGGGAGAGTGAATTTAATCGGGGAACACACGGACTACTCCTACGGCTACGTTCTCCCCATGGCGATAGACCGCTACACCGTAGTAGGTGGAGAGCCGCACGAGAGGGTGGAGCTGTACTCAGAGCACTTCAGGGAGAGAGTTTCCTTCGGGCTCGACGACCTTGAGAAAAAGAACAGCTGGGCCGACTACGTGAAGGGCGTTTACTGGGTTCTCCGGAGGGAGGGCTATGTGGCCGGGGGCATGAAGGGAAGAGTGGGCGGAAACCTACCTTTAGGTTCTGGTCTGAGCTCCTCGGCAAGCTTCGAGCTTGCTGTGCTCGCTTTCCTGAACGAGGCTTACTCCCTCAAACTCTCAAGGCTCGAGATGGCCCTCCTTGCTAAAAAAGCCGAGAACGAGTTCGTTGGCGTTCCCTGCGGGATACTTGACCAGTTCGCGATAGCCTTCGGCAGGGAGGGGAAGGCTATCTTCCTCGACACGGAAACACTTGACTACGAGTACCTGCCGTTTCCGGAGGACCTTGAGGTTCTCGTCTTCTACACGGGAATCAGGAGGGAGCTCGCCTCGTCGGCCTACGCGGAGAGGAAGGGGACAATCGAAGCGGCCCTCAGGACGCTCGGAAAGAGCTCCTCGAAGTACGTGATGGAGGAAGAGCTTGCAAAGCTGCCGGAGAAGGAAAGGAGGTACCTCGGCTACGTCGTTAGGGAAAACTCCCGCGTCCTTGCCTTCCGGGACGCCCTGAAAGAGGGGGACGTTGAGGCCATGGGGCGGCTCATGGTTGAGTCCCACAGGGACATAGCGGAGAACTACCGCGTCAGCTGTGCGGAGCTTGACTTCTTCGTGGAGAAGGCACTCGAACTCGGCGCCCTCGGTGCCAGACTTACCGGAGCGGGCTTTGGGGGTTCGGCCATAGCCCTTGTGGAGCGTGGAAAGGGCGAATCCCTCGGGAGGGAAGTTGCAAAGCTCTACACCAAGAGTTTCCCATGGAGGCCGGAGGTCTTCGTGGTGAGGCCCTCCGAGGGGGTGAGGGTTCTATGA
- a CDS encoding glycoside hydrolase family 57 protein, with the protein MMSIVFHGNLQYAEIPKSEIPKVIERAYIPVIGRLLRDEIPFGLNITGYTLEILPGEVVELVREGIASGLIEIIGTSYTHAILPLLPLERVERQVVKDREVKEAVFEVFPKGFWLPELAYDPIIPAILIDNGYEYIFADGEAMLFSDHLNSTVKPIKPLYPHLIKAQRGEGNVFLNYLLGLRELRKAVEKAFPGKVTLEAVKNIDAVPVWVAINTAVMLGIGRFPLMNPGKAANWLREKDEVLLYGTDIEFIGYRDLAGRRMTIDGLLEVVKALNLELSLPSELKHSGKKLYLRTSSWAPDKSLRIWTEDEGNARLNMLTPFVGEPLAFLAENSDARGWEPLPERRLDAFRAIYNDWRDSK; encoded by the coding sequence ATGATGTCCATAGTCTTCCACGGCAACCTGCAGTACGCTGAAATCCCAAAGAGCGAAATCCCAAAGGTTATAGAGAGGGCCTACATCCCCGTCATAGGCAGGCTTCTCAGGGATGAGATTCCCTTCGGGCTCAACATAACCGGATACACGCTTGAGATTCTCCCAGGGGAGGTTGTAGAGCTCGTTAGGGAGGGAATCGCGAGCGGCCTGATAGAGATAATCGGAACGAGCTACACACACGCGATACTTCCTCTCCTTCCGCTTGAGAGGGTCGAGAGGCAGGTCGTCAAGGACAGGGAAGTCAAGGAAGCCGTTTTCGAGGTCTTCCCAAAGGGCTTCTGGCTTCCGGAGCTCGCTTACGACCCGATAATTCCTGCCATACTGATAGACAACGGCTACGAGTACATCTTTGCGGATGGAGAGGCGATGCTTTTCTCGGATCACCTCAACTCCACTGTGAAGCCGATAAAGCCGCTCTATCCGCACCTCATAAAGGCCCAAAGGGGGGAAGGTAACGTTTTCCTCAACTACCTCCTCGGCCTCAGGGAGCTGAGAAAGGCCGTGGAAAAGGCGTTCCCCGGAAAGGTAACCCTTGAGGCGGTCAAAAACATTGACGCCGTCCCCGTGTGGGTGGCGATAAATACCGCCGTGATGCTCGGAATAGGACGCTTCCCTCTCATGAATCCGGGGAAAGCGGCGAACTGGCTGAGGGAGAAGGATGAGGTGCTGCTCTATGGAACGGACATAGAGTTCATCGGCTACCGCGACCTCGCCGGGAGGAGAATGACCATTGATGGTCTTCTTGAGGTCGTTAAGGCTCTCAACCTCGAACTCTCCCTACCATCGGAGCTGAAGCACAGCGGGAAGAAGCTCTACCTCAGGACTTCGAGCTGGGCGCCCGATAAAAGCCTCAGGATATGGACGGAGGACGAAGGGAACGCAAGGCTTAACATGCTCACCCCCTTCGTTGGGGAACCTCTCGCCTTTTTAGCTGAAAACAGCGACGCCCGCGGGTGGGAGCCCCTCCCCGAGAGGAGGCTCGACGCCTTCCGGGCAATATACAACGATTGGAGGGATTCGAAATGA